The genomic region TCAACTATTTTGAGCTTCTTCAAAACGCGAATCAGCTCACCTTCAACCGTTCTCACGTCCGGTTGCCTCTGAAACCCATAGAAGGCGGTTCCATCGTACGCTATCCTGAGGGCAAGCTTCATGGTTGGCGCTTTGATGTGAAGTATAAAAAGCCTTCCCCGAATATTCGCCAACTTTTTTGGCCTTTGTAAAGTCAAAAATCGAACAGAGTACAAAACATTTTGCAAAAGGTTGATAAACACCGCCGGAAACATGAACACGGAGGTGAGAGAATGGAGGGAGTGTTCGACGCGGAGGTGCTCATAAGCATCGTGAACTTTGAGCTTATGTGCATCGGTTTGGAGAAAAGGGCAAAGGAGGATTAAAGGTACGGCTCGGTGTAGAGTGGCCTTAAAAACACCTCAAAGCCCGCAACGGGCATCTCGATTCCCCACTTTTCCAGGACAGCTGGGTGCACTTCACCGATGACGCCGATGGTTTCTCCGTTCACGATTATCCTCCCAGCCCTTCCTGGAATGAAGCTCGGGTGCTCGATTTCCTCCAGCTCGTAAGTGAAGCCAAGGTGGCGCATCACGCTGTCAAGGATTTCCTTCGCATCGGTGAAGGTGACCCTCGCCTGGGCCAGAACAACGGCAAGCTTGCTTTCGCTTACGGTCTTGGTTTCCCTGCTCTCATCTATGAGCGTCGCCTTTCCAACCTCAAAGAGCCTCTGCGGGTATTCCTCATGGGTGTTCTGACTCAGGAAGTCGAGGAGGCTCGGGAGGAGCCAGTTCCTGAGGGCAGACCACTTCGGGCTTATCGGGTTTTCAATCTCGACAAGCTCGGCTGGAGGATTGTTGAAGTAGTCCTTTCCGTATTCAAGGTTCATCTTTTCGTATTGCGCCTCCCTGTTGGTCAGGTTAAAGGTCATGACCTCCTGAAGGCCGAAGCCCACCATGAGTTCTCTCACAGCATCTTCAAACTCGACGAACTTGTCGCCCTTTCCTTGGACTGCAAGCTTCGGCTCCTCAGGTTCAATCTCGTTGTAGCCGTATGCTATCAGGACATCCTCCAAAACGTCCCTCGCGTGCATTATGTCGTCGCGGAAGGCTGGATAGAGGAGCTCTGCCTTTCCGCCTTCAAGCTTGACCTCGTACATCATCCTCTCAAGGAGGTCCCTGATTTCTTCGTCGCTCAGCTCAAGACCAGAAAGCTTTCTTATGTAGTCCAGCTCAACCTCGAAGGGCTTTGGAGTTAGGTTCGGTGTTTCAATTTCAAAGTCCGGATAAACGACCTTCACGCTCTTTATCTTTCCACCGCGCTCAGCTAAAGCAGTAACGACAACATTTAGAGCCAGCATGACCTTGTTCAAATCCCATCCCGTGACGTCAACGAAAACATTCCGGGTTTCGGTCGTTACCCTGCCAGTCACCTCGGAGTTGATAATGGGTGGCATGGATAGGACTTTACCTTCGCTGTCAACGAGGAGCGGGTAATACGGCTTGTCTCTGATGAGGTGCCCGTACTCCTTTCCTTTCTCGTGCTTCTCAAGGATTTCCTCAAGGGTAAGCTCCTCGGTGAAGCCGAGGGGTATGAATTTTTCGGTCTTGTTCGCTGCTCTGTAATAAATCGGTGGCTTCACCTTGTCAAAGTCGAAGATGCCAATCGCTACCTCCCTTCTACGCCTTCCAAAGGTCAGTGCCACCTTCTCCTGAAGGTTTATCATCTGCTTTAACGCCTCTTCATCGAGGTGAAGGCCTTCAACTATGGCATAGACACCGTAGGGCCTTATGTCCCTCAGCTTCTCGTCCACGTAAACCACAACGTCGCTTTTTTCAACTTCATACTTTGGCAGGCCCTTTTCCATTCCGAGCGCCCACTTTATCTGCCTCGCTATTCCCTCTGCACTCCACAGGTCTGGCCTGTTGGTGTCCTTTGAGTCGGCCTTGAAGTATATTTCCCCGTTCTCCTCCCAGACGTCGTCGAGCTCGCATTTCGCGTAGAGGAAGAGGTCCTCCCACTCCTCGACCGTGAAGCTCCTCCCGATGAGCCTCTCAAGGTCGGACTTTGAGACGTCAAACTTCGGCATCTTTCATCACCACACCAGCTTCGCTTCCCTGAGCCACCTTAAGTCGTAGCTGAACAGGTAGCGGATGTCGTCTATTCCGAGCTTGAACATGGCCAATCTGTCAATGCCTATACCCCACGCTATTACCGGAGCGTCTATGCCCAAAGCCTTGGTCATCTCCTCGCGGAATATTCCCGCTCCACCGAACTCAACCCAGCCGAGCTCGGGATGGTAGGCGCTCATCTGGACGCTCGGCTCCGTGAATGGGTAGTAATCCGGCAGGAACTTGACCTTTTTCGCTCCGGCTATCTCAACGGCGAAGCGCTTGAGGATTCCAAGGAGGTGCCTGAAGTTTAAATCCTCACCAACGACGAAGCCGTCTATCTGGTTGAACTCAATGAGATGGGTTCTATCAAGGACGTCCGGTCTGAAAACGCGCTGTATCGTGAAGTATTTCCCGGGTATTTCGACGCCTTTGGCAAGCTGTCTGGCATCGAGAGCGGTTCCGTGTGCCCTAGGCATCAGCAACATCGCCCTCTCTGGACTCCAGGTATAACCCCAGCCACGGGAACCGGCCAAACCGCGTTCGTGTGCCTCTTTAACCCTCTCAACGAGCTCATTCTCGGGCAGGTAACCGCTCTTGGGGTACTTAAGCTGGTATGTGTCCGTCCATTCTCTGGCGGGGTGGTTCTGCGGTTGGAAGAGGGCATCGAAGTTCCAGAACTGGGTCTCTATGAGGCTTTCAACGGTCATCTCTATGAAGCCCATCTCTATGAGCCTTCTCCTTATTTTATCAAGGAAGGCCCTGTATGGCTGTTTCTTGCCGGGATAAATCCTCCTGACGGGAGCTTTTATATCAAAGCGCCTGAACTCGACTTCGCGCCATTTGCCGGACTTTATGAGCTCGGGTGTTAAAATGGAAACCTCCCTCTTCAGCTCGATGCCCTTTTTCACGAGCTCATCTCCGGCTGGGGTTATCTCAACCCTCCTCTCGGTTACCGTCTCTTCCTCGGCTACCTTCCTTCTCTTGAGCTCTTTAACGGGGACCAGCTTCTCGATTTCTTTGAGTGGGACAACTTTCTTCTCGGCGAGAAGTTTTAGGGCCCTGTCAATGGGCCTCTCTTCGGCGTTGAGGCCCTTTTCAGTGATTTCAAGGACCAGCTTTCCGTCCTCCTTTCTCACGTTTGCCCAGCCCTCCTTCCTGAGAAGGCCGACTATCGGCTTCAGCTCGTCTTCGCTGAGAACATCTCTCAGGTCATCGAGTGTGACCTTTCTTTTCTCTCTCAGAACCTTTAGAGCCCTCCATTCCGGAAGGCCTATGTCAGCGTACTTCTCCCCGGTCTCGGTGAGTTTTACAACCTTTTCGCTCCTCTCATGGAGCTTGGCTAAACCTTTTGCCTGAAGACCTAGGACGGCCCTCATCACGGCTACCTGTTCGAGGCCGGTTTTTTCCACTAACTCCTCGAATTTAGCCCTTTTAAGCTCACCAAGCTTGATAAGCGTGAGCTTCTCCTGGTAGCTCAGCTCCATGGTGCCACCTCCCCGTTTGGGTGTGCGGGAGAACTTAAGAGAATTGCGGTGACGGAAACTATCTCTACCGGGCCAGTTTATCTATCGTACGCAGTTTCTCGTGGTTTCAAATCGGTTATGATGATAATCTTTTCGTCCCAGTACACGGTGTAGAAGAGCCTGTAGTTCCCAATTCTAAGGCGATAGGTGTTGGTTTGTTTTGTTTTCTCACCTTTTACGGGTTTTAAATCATAGGAAGGCTTTGGGTAAGGGTTCGTTTTTAGAGTCTCAATGAATTCGGCCAGTTTTTGTCTGTGGGCTGGCTTGAGGTATTTCTTGGCCTTTTTAATGACATCCTTATCCACAATGACCGTGTACACCCTACTCACCTAACTCAAAAGTTCCTTGATGGCATCGTCTGCGCTCAGTCCTTCCGAGGGATTATTTTTAAGGCGTTCAGCTCTCTTTTTCAGTTCCTGATACTCCTGTTCTGGGATGATTTCAGCTTCATCTTTTTCGGCCTGAAGTTTAAGGAGCTCCAGTTTTAGCGCTTCGAGCTCTTTCTCTATCTTCTCAATGCGACTGACGAGTATGTGAACGCTCTCTGCCATATTCCCACCGCTTGATTTATTCGCTCTTCCTACTAAAAAGGTTGCGAGGAAAAAATAGGGAAACTTCATCCCTCATGCGGGAAGAAGACGACCTTTCCGGTCTTGCCAGCGCGCATAAGCTCAAAGGCTTCCTCGAACTTATCGAAGCCCTTGTACTTGTGGGTGATTATCGGGTCGAGATTGAGCTTTCCGCTCTGGATGAGGCTTGAAACGGTGTACCAGGTCTCCCAGAGGTGCCTTCCCGTTATGCCGTGGATTTCAAGTGCCTTGAAGATTATGAGGTTGTTGAAGTCCAGCGTAACGTCCCGCGGGAAGAGGCCGAGAAGAGAAACCCTTCCACCCGGAGTTACGGCCTTAAGACCCTGCTCAAGAGCCTTCGGTGCTCCGCTGAACTCAAGGAAGACCTCAACTCCAGCGCCGTCTGTTATGCTCATGACAACCTCAACCGGGTCCTCCTCAAAGGGGTTGACGACGTAATCTGCTCCAACTTTCTTGGCCAGCTTCCTCCTGTATTCGCTCGGCTCGCTCACGATGACTGGATAGGCGCCACTTGCCTTCGCCACGGCTATTCCGAGAAGTCCCAGAGGACCGGCTCCGGTTATGAGGGTGCTCCTCCCCGCTATCGGACCAGCTAAAACGGTATCAACGGCGTTTCCAAGGGGTTCTTGTAGAGTGGCATATTCCGGTTTCATGCCCTTTGGATTTTTCCAAGCGTTTCTAGCTGGAACTATTGCATAAGTTGCAAAGACACCATCGGTATCGACGCCAAAAATCTTCGTGTTTTGACAGACGTGGTAGCGGTTGTGCCTACAGGCATAGCACTTGCCACAAACGATGTGGGTTTCAGCACTTATATAATCACCTACTTCCAGCGTATCAACTCCGGGGCCGACCTCAACAACTTCTCCAGCCACTTCATGACCCATAATCTGGGGCGGCTTTATTCTGCTCTGCGCCCACTCGTTCCACTCGTAGATGTGTAAATCGGTTCCACAGATGCTCGTTGCGAGAACCTTTATGAGAACCTCCCCCGGGCCGGGCTTTGGAACGTCAACTTCAACAAGCTCAGCACCATAAGAGGGTTTTGTCTTCATGATAGCAGGCATCTTTTCGCCCATGGCAATCATCTCCTTAACCTTACAATGGAAATCTAAACGGGAGCGATATAAACCTTTTGTGCTCACTGGAAATTTAAAGGACGTTGTTGAACATGATTGTGTAGCTACATATGCACAAACAAGTGCACATAGAAAATACTAATCGGAAACCTTATATCTACTATTCTGACAAAAAAGCTTAGAGGGGTAGCAATGGCAGTGATAGTCGTAACGGGACGAGGGGGAGCTGGCAAAACTACCACAACAGCTAACCTCAGCTCTTATCTTGCCATGAAAGAGTATCGAGTTCTGGCCGTTGACGGTGACCTCTATCTTCCTAACCTCGGTTTTCATTTCGCCCTTGACACGGTCAAATATACCGTCCACACCCTCCTGAAGAATCCCGATATTGACCCGGAATGGGCAATATACCGGCACAAAGAAACCGGCGTTTACGTGATGCCGGGAAGCACACAGCTTCAGGACGTTCTCGGAATTTCTCCCAGAAGGCTCGTTGATATTCTTGAGCGGGTGAAATACAAGTTTGGAGTCGTTTTTGTTGACTCTCCAACAGGAGTTCCCTTCGACACGCTCCCAACTTTTCAGGTCGCTAATTACCAGCTCATAGTCGTCGAAATAGAGCGCTCTCCAATTTACTCCTTCGAGACGATGGTGAAAAACGAAATTGAAAAGCTCAAGGCCCTTGGCGAGAAGTACAACCTCAACATCGGCGTCGTTCTGAACAAGGTTCGCGAGAGCGCCGACGTGGTTGACAAGATAATTGAGGCCATAGAAGAGGATCTGGACGTCCCGGTTCTTGGATGGGTTCCCTTCGACTACAACGTTCCTGAGTCAATCAACGTCGGAATTCCAATAATCAAATATCTCCCTAACAGCGATGCCGCGATTGCCTTTAAAGAGATAGGTGAAGTTCTTGAGGAATGGATTTTTGGCTGATTCTGGGGGTGTTAAAATGAAGTTTGAGGAGCTCGTTGAGAAGGTCGTTAATGGAGAGATAAAGCTCCATCAGGTCGAGAAGTACACCGACAAGAGAACCGCAACGGAGGTAAGGAGGAAGGCCCTCGAGAGGAAGCTCGGAGTAAAGCTTGAGCACATCGGTCACTACTCGATAGACCCCGAGCAGGTTATCGGCAGGAACATTGAAAACATGATTGGCGTCGTCCAGATACCTATGGGTGTTGCTGGACCGCTCAAAATCAACGGAGAGTACGCAAAAGGCGAGTTCTACATCCCACTCGCGACGACTGAAGGGGCACTCGTTGCCAGCGTCAACCGCGGTTGCTCCGCTTTAACGGAAGCTGGAGGTGTAAAAACAACGCTCATAGACGACAAGATGACGCGCGCTCCGCTCCTCAAGTGTCCCGACGCGAGGAGAGCGAGGGAAGTCGCGGAATGGGTCAAGAACAACATCGACTACCTCCAGGAGAATGCGGTAAGCAAGGTTACCAGACACGGGAAGCTCCGGAGTGTTAAGCCCTTCATAGTCGGCAACAACCTTTATCTGCGCTTCGAGTTCGAAACCGGCGACGCGATGGGCATGAACATGGTAACGATAGCGAGCGAGGAGATAATGAAGGTCATCGAAGAGAAGTTCCCCGATGTGAGGTATCTGGCCCTCTCTGGCAACCTCTGCGTTGACAAGAAGCCGAACGCGACCAACTTCATCCTTGGAAGGGGCAAGACGGTCATAGCGGAGGCGATAATACCTAGGGAGATAGTCGAGAGAAAGCTGAAGACAACGCCGGAACTAATAGCCGAGGTCAACTACCGCAAAAACCTCGTCGGTTCGGCTCAGGCGGGTT from Thermococcus sp. harbors:
- the hmgA gene encoding hydroxymethylglutaryl-CoA reductase (NADPH); protein product: MKFEELVEKVVNGEIKLHQVEKYTDKRTATEVRRKALERKLGVKLEHIGHYSIDPEQVIGRNIENMIGVVQIPMGVAGPLKINGEYAKGEFYIPLATTEGALVASVNRGCSALTEAGGVKTTLIDDKMTRAPLLKCPDARRAREVAEWVKNNIDYLQENAVSKVTRHGKLRSVKPFIVGNNLYLRFEFETGDAMGMNMVTIASEEIMKVIEEKFPDVRYLALSGNLCVDKKPNATNFILGRGKTVIAEAIIPREIVERKLKTTPELIAEVNYRKNLVGSAQAGSYGFNAHFGNIVGAIFLATGQDEAQITEGSHGITLAEVTPEGDLYISITMPSLEIGTVGGGTRVPTQREALSIMGVAGGGEPAGTNAKKFAEIVAGAVLAGELSLLAAIAAKHLAKAHKELGR
- the tdh gene encoding L-threonine 3-dehydrogenase gives rise to the protein MGEKMPAIMKTKPSYGAELVEVDVPKPGPGEVLIKVLATSICGTDLHIYEWNEWAQSRIKPPQIMGHEVAGEVVEVGPGVDTLEVGDYISAETHIVCGKCYACRHNRYHVCQNTKIFGVDTDGVFATYAIVPARNAWKNPKGMKPEYATLQEPLGNAVDTVLAGPIAGRSTLITGAGPLGLLGIAVAKASGAYPVIVSEPSEYRRKLAKKVGADYVVNPFEEDPVEVVMSITDGAGVEVFLEFSGAPKALEQGLKAVTPGGRVSLLGLFPRDVTLDFNNLIIFKALEIHGITGRHLWETWYTVSSLIQSGKLNLDPIITHKYKGFDKFEEAFELMRAGKTGKVVFFPHEG
- a CDS encoding phenylalanine--tRNA ligase subunit alpha, whose protein sequence is MELSYQEKLTLIKLGELKRAKFEELVEKTGLEQVAVMRAVLGLQAKGLAKLHERSEKVVKLTETGEKYADIGLPEWRALKVLREKRKVTLDDLRDVLSEDELKPIVGLLRKEGWANVRKEDGKLVLEITEKGLNAEERPIDRALKLLAEKKVVPLKEIEKLVPVKELKRRKVAEEETVTERRVEITPAGDELVKKGIELKREVSILTPELIKSGKWREVEFRRFDIKAPVRRIYPGKKQPYRAFLDKIRRRLIEMGFIEMTVESLIETQFWNFDALFQPQNHPAREWTDTYQLKYPKSGYLPENELVERVKEAHERGLAGSRGWGYTWSPERAMLLMPRAHGTALDARQLAKGVEIPGKYFTIQRVFRPDVLDRTHLIEFNQIDGFVVGEDLNFRHLLGILKRFAVEIAGAKKVKFLPDYYPFTEPSVQMSAYHPELGWVEFGGAGIFREEMTKALGIDAPVIAWGIGIDRLAMFKLGIDDIRYLFSYDLRWLREAKLVW
- a CDS encoding MinD/ParA family protein; translated protein: MAVIVVTGRGGAGKTTTTANLSSYLAMKEYRVLAVDGDLYLPNLGFHFALDTVKYTVHTLLKNPDIDPEWAIYRHKETGVYVMPGSTQLQDVLGISPRRLVDILERVKYKFGVVFVDSPTGVPFDTLPTFQVANYQLIVVEIERSPIYSFETMVKNEIEKLKALGEKYNLNIGVVLNKVRESADVVDKIIEAIEEDLDVPVLGWVPFDYNVPESINVGIPIIKYLPNSDAAIAFKEIGEVLEEWIFG
- the pheT gene encoding phenylalanine--tRNA ligase subunit beta produces the protein MPKFDVSKSDLERLIGRSFTVEEWEDLFLYAKCELDDVWEENGEIYFKADSKDTNRPDLWSAEGIARQIKWALGMEKGLPKYEVEKSDVVVYVDEKLRDIRPYGVYAIVEGLHLDEEALKQMINLQEKVALTFGRRRREVAIGIFDFDKVKPPIYYRAANKTEKFIPLGFTEELTLEEILEKHEKGKEYGHLIRDKPYYPLLVDSEGKVLSMPPIINSEVTGRVTTETRNVFVDVTGWDLNKVMLALNVVVTALAERGGKIKSVKVVYPDFEIETPNLTPKPFEVELDYIRKLSGLELSDEEIRDLLERMMYEVKLEGGKAELLYPAFRDDIMHARDVLEDVLIAYGYNEIEPEEPKLAVQGKGDKFVEFEDAVRELMVGFGLQEVMTFNLTNREAQYEKMNLEYGKDYFNNPPAELVEIENPISPKWSALRNWLLPSLLDFLSQNTHEEYPQRLFEVGKATLIDESRETKTVSESKLAVVLAQARVTFTDAKEILDSVMRHLGFTYELEEIEHPSFIPGRAGRIIVNGETIGVIGEVHPAVLEKWGIEMPVAGFEVFLRPLYTEPYL
- a CDS encoding HalX domain-containing protein — its product is MAESVHILVSRIEKIEKELEALKLELLKLQAEKDEAEIIPEQEYQELKKRAERLKNNPSEGLSADDAIKELLS
- a CDS encoding type II toxin-antitoxin system RelE/ParE family toxin — protein: MYTVIVDKDVIKKAKKYLKPAHRQKLAEFIETLKTNPYPKPSYDLKPVKGEKTKQTNTYRLRIGNYRLFYTVYWDEKIIIITDLKPRETAYDR